One stretch of Henckelia pumila isolate YLH828 unplaced genomic scaffold, ASM3356847v2 CTG_477:::fragment_1, whole genome shotgun sequence DNA includes these proteins:
- the LOC140872743 gene encoding U-box domain-containing protein 4-like isoform X2 has protein sequence MEILLLKSLLDGIESLSELAFCDNDELIQRYHPRIEEMLKLLKPIFYSITDAEIVSDEILQKAISGLQQSVDELRDIFANWQPLMSKIYFVLQVESLIAKARINCLEILELLNSSDQTLPSELSAACLEKFKRMEFEQTSPIIEKAMKDHMESSGASSESLEKMTNSLSLRSNQELLIEGVALEKLKENAEQAEKNGEAEYIEQMIALVTHMHDLHVKLKQSQTCNPVPIPADFCCPLSLELMTDPVIVASGQTYERAFIRNWIDLGLTVCPKTRHTLGHTNLIPNYTVKALIANWCESNNVKLPDSTKYMSLNQPSSVLANAEPGRARKVYSSSTPDRSSGSLAKSSISSTAIQREGMSPSHPRSFSEDSLADAVVSENGLDSGRVSPRSVEDRLDHSGERSLNSGGLLLTSQSRNCTSVTDERSPQGHIRTNSASSTVSNSVVSQGTEVDGNDAASRAYCSDASGELAAEPQPAANISVPQREPDYPHRIETRTRGQPIWRRPSERFVPRVVSSPAVEMRAELLEVETQVKQLVEDLKNSSLDAQIKATEKIRLLAKHNMDNRLVIANCGVISLLVNLLHSEDSTVQENAVTALLNLSINDNNKTAIANADAIEPLIHVLRTGSPEAKENSAATLFSLSVIEENKIKIGRSGAIVPLVDLLGHGTPRGKKDAATALFNLSINHENKARIVQAGAVRYLVDLMDPAFGMVDKAVAVLSNLATIHEGRASIGQEGGIPVLVEVVELGSGRGKENAAAALLQLCTNSSRFCNMVLQEGAVPPLVALSQSGTPRAREKAQQLLGYFRTQRHGNSRG, from the exons ATGGAAATATTGCTGCTAAAATCACTTCTCGATGGCATCGAGAGTCTTTCTGAATTGGCATTCTGTGATAACGATGAACTAATTCAGAGATATCATCCAAGGATTGAAGAGATGCTGAAGTTGTTAAAGCCAATATTTTATTCCATTACCGATGCTGAAATTGTTTCTGATGAAATATTGCAAAAAGCAATCTCAGGTCTCCAGCAGTCTGTGGATGAACTGAGAGACATATTTGCAAACTGGCAACCGTTGATGAGTAAAATTTACTTT GTTTTACAAGTTGAATCACTTATTGCGAAGGCTCGAATTAATTGTTTGGAAATTCTTGAGTTGCTGAACTCTTCTGATCAAACCTTGCCATCTGAGCTTAGTGCTGCATGTCTCGAG AAATTTAAGCGTATGGAATTTGAACAAACTTCACCAATAATAGAAAAGGCTATGAAGGATCACATGGAAAGCTCTGGTGCAAGTTCTGAAAGCCTGGAAAAGATGACCAATAGCTTGAGTTTAAGGTCGAACCAGGAACTCCTAATCGAGGGTGTGGCTCTtgagaaattgaaagaaaatgcCGAACAAGCTGAAAAAAATGGTGAAGCTGAGTATATAGAGCAAATGATTGCACTGGTTACCCACATGCACGACCTCCATGTTAAGCTGAAACAGTCCCAAACCTGTAATCCTGTTCCAATACCTGCTGATTTTTGTTGTCCTCTCTCCCTTGAACTCATGACTGATCCTGTTATTGTTGCATCTGGACAAACATATGAGCGTGCGTTTATTCGTAATTGGATAGATCTCGGGCTTACTGTGTGCCCAAAAACAAGGCACACCCTAGGGCACACAAATCTTATTCCTAATTACACTGTGAAGGCGCTCATTGCAAATTGGTGTGAATCAAACAATGTGAAACTGCCTGATTCGACTAAATATATGAGCTTGAACCAGCCTTCTTCAGTACTTGCAAATGCCGAGCCTGGTAGGGCGAGGAAGGTTTATAGTTCTAGCACACCTGATCGTTCTTCAGGTTCTCTTGCAAAGAGCTCAATCTCGTCTACTGCAATCCAAAGAGAGGGAATGTCTCCATCTCATCCCCGTTCATTCTCAGAGGATTCGCTGGCAGATGCTGTTGTAAGTGAAAATGGGTTGGACTCTGGAAGAGTGTCCCCAAGAAGTGTAGAAGACCGGTTGGACCACTCAGGCGAGAGAAGTTTAAACTCAGGCGGACTTCTCTTGACATCCCAATCTAGAAATTGTACCTCTGTTACTGATGAACGATCACCACAGGGCCATATCCGAACTAATTCAGCATCCAGCACTGTTTCCAATTCTGTCGTGTCCCAAGGAACAGAAGTTGACGGCAATGATGCGGCATCGCGTGCTTATTGTAGTGATGCTTCTGGAGAGCTTGCAGCAGAGCCCCAACCTGCTGCAAACATAAGTGTCCCACAAAGAGAGCCAGATTACCCGCATAGGATAGAGACAAGAACTCGTGGCCAACCAATTTGGCGCAGGCCCTCCGAGAGGTTTGTTCCAAGAGTAGTTTCTTCCCCTGCTGTGGAAATGAGGGCTGAACTGTTGGAGGTCGAAACACAAGTTAAGCAACTGGTTGAGGACCTTAAGAATAGTTCCCTTGATGCACAGATAAAAGCAACTGAGAAAATCCGGTTACTTGCTAAGCATAACATGGACAATCGACTTGTAATTGCAAATTGTGGGGTTATCAGCCTGCTGGTCAATTTACTACATTCAGAAGACTCGACTGTACAAGAAAATGCTGTTACTGCTCTTCTCAACTTATCAATTAATGATAACAACAAGACCGCCATTGCAAATGCTGATGCCATCGAACCCCTGATTCATGTCCTTAGGACTGGAAGTCCTGAAGCGAAGGAGAACTCTGCTGCGACCCTCTTCAGCCTATCGGTGATtgaagaaaacaaaatcaagattggaagatcaGGAGCAATCGTCCCTTTGGTGGATTTGCTGGGACATGGAACTCCGAGAGGCAAGAAAGATGCAGCAACCGCCTTATTCAACCTTTCAATCAATCATGAGAACAAGGCCCGTATTGTGCAAGCTGGTGCAGTGAGGTACCTAGTAGACTTGATGGACCCTGCATTTGGAATGGTCGACAAGGCAGTGGCTGTGTTATCTAATCTTGCAACAATTCACGAGGGCAGGGCCTCAATTGGTCAGGAAGGAGGAATACCTGTCTTAGTTGAAGTTGTCGAGTTAGGCTCTGGACGAGGTAAAGAGAATGCAGCTGCTGCTCTCCTGCAGTTGTGCACTAATAGCAGTAGATTTTGTAACATGGTTCTCCAGGAAGGTGCCGTTCCTCCGTTGGTCGCATTGTCACAATCTGGGACACCAAGAGCTAGAGAAAAG GCTCAACAACTTCTTGGATACTTTAGAACCCAACGGCATGGTAATTCCAGGGGATGA
- the LOC140872743 gene encoding U-box domain-containing protein 4-like isoform X1, with amino-acid sequence MYQRMEILLLKSLLDGIESLSELAFCDNDELIQRYHPRIEEMLKLLKPIFYSITDAEIVSDEILQKAISGLQQSVDELRDIFANWQPLMSKIYFVLQVESLIAKARINCLEILELLNSSDQTLPSELSAACLEKFKRMEFEQTSPIIEKAMKDHMESSGASSESLEKMTNSLSLRSNQELLIEGVALEKLKENAEQAEKNGEAEYIEQMIALVTHMHDLHVKLKQSQTCNPVPIPADFCCPLSLELMTDPVIVASGQTYERAFIRNWIDLGLTVCPKTRHTLGHTNLIPNYTVKALIANWCESNNVKLPDSTKYMSLNQPSSVLANAEPGRARKVYSSSTPDRSSGSLAKSSISSTAIQREGMSPSHPRSFSEDSLADAVVSENGLDSGRVSPRSVEDRLDHSGERSLNSGGLLLTSQSRNCTSVTDERSPQGHIRTNSASSTVSNSVVSQGTEVDGNDAASRAYCSDASGELAAEPQPAANISVPQREPDYPHRIETRTRGQPIWRRPSERFVPRVVSSPAVEMRAELLEVETQVKQLVEDLKNSSLDAQIKATEKIRLLAKHNMDNRLVIANCGVISLLVNLLHSEDSTVQENAVTALLNLSINDNNKTAIANADAIEPLIHVLRTGSPEAKENSAATLFSLSVIEENKIKIGRSGAIVPLVDLLGHGTPRGKKDAATALFNLSINHENKARIVQAGAVRYLVDLMDPAFGMVDKAVAVLSNLATIHEGRASIGQEGGIPVLVEVVELGSGRGKENAAAALLQLCTNSSRFCNMVLQEGAVPPLVALSQSGTPRAREKAQQLLGYFRTQRHGNSRG; translated from the exons ATGTATCAGAGGATGGAAATATTGCTGCTAAAATCACTTCTCGATGGCATCGAGAGTCTTTCTGAATTGGCATTCTGTGATAACGATGAACTAATTCAGAGATATCATCCAAGGATTGAAGAGATGCTGAAGTTGTTAAAGCCAATATTTTATTCCATTACCGATGCTGAAATTGTTTCTGATGAAATATTGCAAAAAGCAATCTCAGGTCTCCAGCAGTCTGTGGATGAACTGAGAGACATATTTGCAAACTGGCAACCGTTGATGAGTAAAATTTACTTT GTTTTACAAGTTGAATCACTTATTGCGAAGGCTCGAATTAATTGTTTGGAAATTCTTGAGTTGCTGAACTCTTCTGATCAAACCTTGCCATCTGAGCTTAGTGCTGCATGTCTCGAG AAATTTAAGCGTATGGAATTTGAACAAACTTCACCAATAATAGAAAAGGCTATGAAGGATCACATGGAAAGCTCTGGTGCAAGTTCTGAAAGCCTGGAAAAGATGACCAATAGCTTGAGTTTAAGGTCGAACCAGGAACTCCTAATCGAGGGTGTGGCTCTtgagaaattgaaagaaaatgcCGAACAAGCTGAAAAAAATGGTGAAGCTGAGTATATAGAGCAAATGATTGCACTGGTTACCCACATGCACGACCTCCATGTTAAGCTGAAACAGTCCCAAACCTGTAATCCTGTTCCAATACCTGCTGATTTTTGTTGTCCTCTCTCCCTTGAACTCATGACTGATCCTGTTATTGTTGCATCTGGACAAACATATGAGCGTGCGTTTATTCGTAATTGGATAGATCTCGGGCTTACTGTGTGCCCAAAAACAAGGCACACCCTAGGGCACACAAATCTTATTCCTAATTACACTGTGAAGGCGCTCATTGCAAATTGGTGTGAATCAAACAATGTGAAACTGCCTGATTCGACTAAATATATGAGCTTGAACCAGCCTTCTTCAGTACTTGCAAATGCCGAGCCTGGTAGGGCGAGGAAGGTTTATAGTTCTAGCACACCTGATCGTTCTTCAGGTTCTCTTGCAAAGAGCTCAATCTCGTCTACTGCAATCCAAAGAGAGGGAATGTCTCCATCTCATCCCCGTTCATTCTCAGAGGATTCGCTGGCAGATGCTGTTGTAAGTGAAAATGGGTTGGACTCTGGAAGAGTGTCCCCAAGAAGTGTAGAAGACCGGTTGGACCACTCAGGCGAGAGAAGTTTAAACTCAGGCGGACTTCTCTTGACATCCCAATCTAGAAATTGTACCTCTGTTACTGATGAACGATCACCACAGGGCCATATCCGAACTAATTCAGCATCCAGCACTGTTTCCAATTCTGTCGTGTCCCAAGGAACAGAAGTTGACGGCAATGATGCGGCATCGCGTGCTTATTGTAGTGATGCTTCTGGAGAGCTTGCAGCAGAGCCCCAACCTGCTGCAAACATAAGTGTCCCACAAAGAGAGCCAGATTACCCGCATAGGATAGAGACAAGAACTCGTGGCCAACCAATTTGGCGCAGGCCCTCCGAGAGGTTTGTTCCAAGAGTAGTTTCTTCCCCTGCTGTGGAAATGAGGGCTGAACTGTTGGAGGTCGAAACACAAGTTAAGCAACTGGTTGAGGACCTTAAGAATAGTTCCCTTGATGCACAGATAAAAGCAACTGAGAAAATCCGGTTACTTGCTAAGCATAACATGGACAATCGACTTGTAATTGCAAATTGTGGGGTTATCAGCCTGCTGGTCAATTTACTACATTCAGAAGACTCGACTGTACAAGAAAATGCTGTTACTGCTCTTCTCAACTTATCAATTAATGATAACAACAAGACCGCCATTGCAAATGCTGATGCCATCGAACCCCTGATTCATGTCCTTAGGACTGGAAGTCCTGAAGCGAAGGAGAACTCTGCTGCGACCCTCTTCAGCCTATCGGTGATtgaagaaaacaaaatcaagattggaagatcaGGAGCAATCGTCCCTTTGGTGGATTTGCTGGGACATGGAACTCCGAGAGGCAAGAAAGATGCAGCAACCGCCTTATTCAACCTTTCAATCAATCATGAGAACAAGGCCCGTATTGTGCAAGCTGGTGCAGTGAGGTACCTAGTAGACTTGATGGACCCTGCATTTGGAATGGTCGACAAGGCAGTGGCTGTGTTATCTAATCTTGCAACAATTCACGAGGGCAGGGCCTCAATTGGTCAGGAAGGAGGAATACCTGTCTTAGTTGAAGTTGTCGAGTTAGGCTCTGGACGAGGTAAAGAGAATGCAGCTGCTGCTCTCCTGCAGTTGTGCACTAATAGCAGTAGATTTTGTAACATGGTTCTCCAGGAAGGTGCCGTTCCTCCGTTGGTCGCATTGTCACAATCTGGGACACCAAGAGCTAGAGAAAAG GCTCAACAACTTCTTGGATACTTTAGAACCCAACGGCATGGTAATTCCAGGGGATGA
- the LOC140872758 gene encoding DEAD-box ATP-dependent RNA helicase 5-like yields MGGHKIDAEASNTTENVEIKLQKKQKNKQKRKPEETAAEIGTEYANVVNKKKNKEKQEVAEVLNGSVEISATKKKKQEKEETFNDGSTEIPKKKKKKDKGGENESANNGIIETARKLEKCSGVGSENASEEIRHGSGVVVSGKNVDDSKYATLNSFSESRLPSEVLECCKNFNKPSPIQSHSWPFLLDGRDFIGIAATGSGKTLAFGIPAIMSVLSKRKSKIAVRKNPLCLVLSPTRELAQQISDVLCDAGRPCGVQSVCIYGGTSKGPQISALKSGVDIVIGTPGRLKDLIEMGLCHLKDVSYVVLDEADRMLDMGFEPEVRSILSQTCTARQMVMFSATWPLPVHQLAQEFMDPSPVKVVVGSEDLAANHDVLQIVEVLEDRARDERLQNLLEKYHKSRSNRVLVFVLYKKEASRVENMLQKRGWKVVSISGDKAQHARTQALSLFKEGSCPLLIATDVAARGLDIPDVEVVINYSFPLTTEDYVHRIGRTGRAGKKGVAHTFFTKENKGLAGELVNVLREAKQVVPEALLKFGTHVKKKESKLYGAHFKEIASNAPKATKIKFDDSEDED; encoded by the exons ATGGGTGGCCACAAAATTGATGCAGAAGCCTCCAATACGACGGAAAATGTTGAAATCAAGCTGCAGAAAAAGCAAAAGAACAAGCAAAAGAGAAAGCCTGAAGAAACTGCCGCTGAAATCGGTACTGAATACGCGAATGTTGTGAATAAGaagaaaaacaaagaaaaacaaGAAGTGGCAGAGGTGCTTAACGGGTCTGTTGAGATTTCTGCAACAAAAAAGAAGAAACAGGAAAAAGAAGAGACCTTCAATGatggatcaactgaaataccgaagaagaaaaagaaaaaagacaaAGGAGGGGAGAACGAGAGTGCGAATAATGGCATAATTGAAACGGCGAGGAAACTGGAGAAGTGTAGTGGCGTAGGTTCAGAGAATGCCTCTGAGGAGATTAGACATGGCAGTGGAGTAGTGGTATCTGGGAAGAATGTGGATGATTCTAAATACGCAACATTGAATTCTTTTTCCGAATCGAGGCTCCCAAGTGAGGTGCTGGAATGCTGTAAGAATTTTAATAAACCGTCACCAATTCAGTCCCATTCGTGGCCTTTTCTTCTTGATGGTCGTGATTTTATTGGAATAGCGGCCACTGGGTCTG GTAAAACTCTGGCATTTGGAATTCCTGCTATAATGAGTGTATTAAGCAAACGAAAAAGTAAAATTGCTGTGAGAAAGAATCCACTTTGCCTTGTTCTTTCGCCTACAAGGGAGCTGGCTCAACAA ATTTCAGATGTACTTTGTGATGCTGGGAGGCCTTGTGGAGTGCAGTCAGTTTGTATATATGGAGGAACTTCGAAAGGACCCCAAATATCTGCTCTAAAATCTGGTGTG GACATTGTGATCGGGACACCTGGTCGCCTAAAGGACTTGATTGAAATGGGACTGTGCCATCTAAAGGACGTTTCTTATGTG GTGTTGGATGAAGCTGATCGAATGCTTGACATGGGATTTGAACCCGAGGTTCGCTCAATATTAAGTCAAACGTGTACCG CTCGCCAAATGGTAATGTTCAGTGCAACGTGGCCACTACCCGTGCATCAATTAGCTCAAGAATTCATGGATCCCTCCCCGGTTAAG GTGGTTGTGGGTTCAGAAGATTTAGCTGCCAACCATGATGTCCTGCAAATAGTGGAG GTGTTGGAGGATCGAGCACGGGATGAACGCTTGCAGAATTTGCTAGAAAAATACCACAAGTCTAGAAG CAATAGagttttggtttttgttttataCAAGAAGGAAGCATCAAGGGTCGAGAATATGCTTCAGAAAAG GGGTTGGAAAGTTGTTTCTATAAGTGGTGATAAGGCACAACATGCAAGGACTCAGGCATTGTCATTGTTCAAGGAGGGATCGTGCCCTCTATTG ATAGCAACTGATGTTGCTGCTCGAGGTTTGGATATTCCCGACGTTGAAGTTGTAATAAACTACAGTTTTCCACTCACAACAGAGGATTATGTTCACAGAATTGGTAGGACCGGACGAGCTGGTAAGAAGGGAGTGGCTCACACTTTCTTCACAAAGGAGAACAAG GGACTTGCTGGGGAGTTGGTTAACGTTCTTAGGGAAGCTAAGCAGGTCGTACCCGAAGCCTTGCTCAAATTCGGGACTCACGTGAAGAAAAAG GAATCCAAGTTATACGGTGCCCATTTCAAGGAAATTGCTTCTAATGCTCCCAAAGCTACGAAGATTAAGTTTGATGATTCCGAGGACGAAGATTGA
- the LOC140872728 gene encoding CSC1-like protein At1g32090 gives MATLEDIGVSALFNIIGAIGFLLAFALLRIQPINDRVYFPKWYIAGKRTAPGSRGGVGGKFVNLNIWTYFTFLNWMPQALKMSESDIINHAGLDSAVFLRIYRLGLKIFGPVAIVALLVLLPVNASGGTLFFLKRDLVVSNIDKLSISNIRPKSFKFFIHISLEYLFTFWICFMLYKEYGKVVSMRLKFLASQGRRAEQFTVLVRNVPNVSGRSISDNVESFFRRTHPDHYLCHQGVYDANKFAKLVQKRNRLQNWLDYNELKFERHPGKRPTTKRGCLGLWGERVDSIDFYKEQIKDFDRKMAAERQKILKDSKSVTPAAFVSFNSRWGAAVCAQTQQSKNPTLWLTNWAPEPRDVYWKNLAITFFSLSIRKLVISIAVFALVFFYMIPIAFVQSLANLEGLERVAPFLRPVVEWSFLKSILQGFVPGFALKVFLYLLPVILMIMSKIEGHVAVSVLERSTAAKYYYFMLVNVFLGSLVTGTAFQQLDAFLHQSATQIPRNIGVSIPMKATFFITYIMIDGWAGIASEILRLKPLVIFHLKNMFIVKTERDLEMAMDPGGVDLPEALPSLQLYYLLGIVYMVVTPILLPFIIVFFAFAYFVYRHQVINVYNQKYESAAAFWPHVHGRIIASLIISQLLLMGLLSTKKAANSTPLLVVLPILTLAFHVYCKNRFEPAFRKYPLEEAMTKDTQDAAAESDSSLKSYLSEAYLHPIFHSYEEVELVGVRIDKNESHIANASQNDLGSLPPHGAYHREN, from the exons ATGGCGACTCTTGAGGATATTGGGGTGTCGGCTCTTTTTAACATAATAGGTGCTATTGGATTCTTGCTGGCTTTTGCACTGCTCAGGATTCAGCCAATCAATGATAGAGTCTACTTTCCCAAATGGTACATTGCTGGGAAGAGGACGGCCCCAGGGAGCAGGGGCGGCGTGGGGGGAAAATTTGTGAATCTCAATATCTGGACTTATTTCACATTTCTGAACTGGATGCCTCAGGCTCTGAAGATGAGTGAATCTGATATTATTAACCATGCCGGGCTTGATTCTGCTGTTTTCTTGAGGATCTATAGACTTGG CTTGAAAATATTTGGACCTGTGGCCATTGTTGCACTCCTAGTTCTGCTTCCAGTGAATGCATCCGGTGGTACTTTATTTTTCCTGAAGCGTGACTTGGTTGTGAGCAACATCGACAAGCTTTCCATATCAAATATTCGTCCCAAGTCCTTCAA GTTCTTTATCCACATATCATTGGAGTACTTGTTCACATTTTGGATTTGTTTCATGCTTTATAAGGAATATGGTAAGGTTGTGTCAATGCGACTAAAATTTTTGGCTTCACAAGGCAGGCGTGCTGAACAATTCACC GTTCTTGTTAGGAACGTGCCGAATGTTTCTGGACGTTCGATCTCAGATAATGTGGAGAGCTTCTTTCGAAGAACCCATCCAGATCATTATCTATGCCACCAG GGTGTATATGATGCTAATAAGTTTGCTAAACTTGTTCAAAAAAGAAACCGTCTCCAAAATTGGCTGGACTACAATGAACTTAAATTTGAGAGACATCCAGGGAAGAGACCAACTACGAAG AGAGGCTGCCTTGGACTGTGGGGTGAAAGGGTCGACTCAATCGACTTCTACAAAGAGCAAATAAAGGATTTCGATAGAAAG ATGGCTGCGGAACGCCAAAAAATTCTCAAGGACTCTAAATCTGTCACACCAGCTGCCTTTGTATCGTTTAATTCCAGATGGGGGGCTGCCGTTTGTGCCCAGACACAACAGAGCAAAAATCCTACACTCTGGTTGACAAATTGGGCCCCTGAACCACGTGACGTATACTGGAAGAATTTGGCCATAACGTTTTTTTCACTTAGTATTCGGAAACTTGTTATTTCAATAGCAGTGTTCGCATTGGTTTTCTTTTACATGATCCCTATTGCTTTTGTTCAATCATTGGCGAATCTGGAAGGGCTGGAAAGAGTGGCGCCATTTCTCAGGCCAGTTGTTGAATG GTCATTTCTCAAATCAATTCTACAGGGTTTTGTTCCTGGTTTCGCTCTCAAAGTTTTTTTGTATTTACTGCCAGTAATTTTGATGATCATGTCAAAAATCGAGGGGCACGTGGCAGTCTCAGTATTAGAACGAAGTACGGCTGCAAAATACTACTACTTCATGTTGGTCAATGTGTTTTTAGGCAGCCTAGTGACTGGAACTGCATTTCAGCAACTTGATGCTTTCCTCCACCAATCAGCTACGCA AATCCCAAGAAACATCGGTGTATCCATACCAATGAAGGCTACTTTCTTTATCACATACATCATGATTGATGGCTGGGCTGGAATCGCCAGTGAAATCCTTCGTTTGAAACCTCTAGTAATTTTCCACCTAAAGAATATGTTCATCGTGAAAACCGAAAGGGATTTGGAGATGGCGATGGACCCTGGAGGTGTTGATCTTCCCGAAGCTTTACCAAGTCTTCAGCTTTACTACCTTCTTGGCATTGTGTACATGGTTGTCACACCGATACTTCTTCCTTTCATAATTGTCTTCTTCGCCTTTGCGTACTTCGTGTATCGTCATCAG GTTATTAATGTGTATAATCAAAAATATGAGAGCGCTGCTGCATTTTGGCCACACGTTCATGGACGAATTATAGCAAGCTTAATAATCTCACAGCTGCTACTAATGGGCTTACTAAGCACAAAAAAGGCTGCAAACTCTACTCCTCTGCTTGTAGTGCTGCCTATATTGACTCTAGCATTCCACGTGTACTGCAAGAATCGCTTTGAACCAGCCTTCAGAAAGTATCCTCTCGAG GAAGCCATGACCAAGGATACACAAGATGCTGCTGCTGAATCAGACTCCAGCTTGAAATCTTACTTGTCTGAGGCATACTTGCATCCCATTTTCCACTCTTACGAAGAAGTGGAGTTGGTTGGAGTTAGAATCGATAAGAACGAGTCCCATATTGCCAATGCCTCTCAAAATGATCTCGGTTCTTTGCCCCCTCATGGCGCATATCATCGTGAAAACTAG